One segment of Nocardia farcinica DNA contains the following:
- the corA gene encoding magnesium/cobalt transporter CorA, translating into MPSLPSFRGPGRPPAPLPRIPVPTARAIVDCGVYVDGARIPGRFSHAEALAEVRARGTGFVWIGLHDPDEAQMGDIAATFGLHPLAVEDAVHAHQRPKLERYDDTLFLVLRTVSYVPHEMNSISEIVETGDIMVFAAADFVITVRHGEHTGLAGVRRDLESRPQQLALGPGAVLHAVADHVVDAYIDVAALVENDIDEMEEAVFTPRDQVTIETIYQLKREVVELRRAVNPLQAPLQQLAEKTDLPLPKEVRRYLRDVLDHHILVAERIADFDESLSELVSAALAKISVQQNTDMRKISAWVAIAAVPTMIAGIYGMNFEHMPELKQTWGYPAVWIVILSVCGALYVTFHRNNWL; encoded by the coding sequence GTGCCCTCCCTCCCGTCGTTCCGTGGCCCCGGCCGCCCACCCGCGCCGCTGCCGCGCATTCCGGTGCCGACCGCGCGCGCCATCGTCGACTGCGGGGTCTACGTGGACGGCGCCCGCATCCCCGGCCGCTTCTCCCACGCCGAGGCGCTGGCCGAGGTGCGCGCACGCGGCACCGGTTTCGTGTGGATCGGCCTGCACGACCCGGACGAGGCGCAGATGGGCGACATCGCCGCGACCTTCGGCCTGCATCCGCTGGCGGTGGAGGACGCCGTGCATGCCCACCAGCGCCCCAAACTGGAGCGCTACGACGACACCCTGTTCCTGGTGCTGCGCACGGTCAGCTATGTCCCGCACGAGATGAACAGCATCAGCGAGATCGTGGAGACCGGCGACATCATGGTCTTCGCTGCCGCCGATTTCGTGATCACCGTCCGGCACGGCGAGCACACCGGTCTCGCCGGCGTGCGCCGCGACCTGGAATCCCGGCCGCAGCAACTCGCGTTGGGGCCGGGCGCGGTCCTGCACGCGGTGGCCGACCACGTCGTGGACGCCTACATCGATGTGGCGGCACTGGTGGAGAACGACATCGACGAGATGGAGGAGGCCGTCTTCACCCCGCGGGACCAGGTGACCATCGAAACCATCTATCAGCTCAAGCGCGAGGTGGTGGAGCTGCGCCGGGCGGTGAACCCGCTCCAGGCGCCGTTGCAGCAACTCGCGGAGAAGACCGATCTGCCGCTGCCCAAGGAAGTGCGCCGCTACCTGCGCGACGTGCTCGACCACCACATACTCGTCGCCGAGCGGATCGCCGACTTCGACGAATCACTGAGCGAACTCGTGAGCGCGGCGCTGGCCAAGATCAGCGTTCAGCAGAACACCGACATGCGCAAGATCTCGGCCTGGGTCGCGATCGCGGCGGTGCCGACGATGATCGCGGGCATCTACGGCATGAACTTCGAGCA
- a CDS encoding PHP domain-containing protein — MRIDLHTHSTASDGTDTPAELVRHAAAAGLDVVAITDHDTTSGWAEAVAALPQGMTLVRGMEMSCIGLGEDGWPVPVHLLAYLFDPADRSFAEERERLRAERVERLRAMAERMAADGLPIDPDAVLASAGPSAGRPHLARALVAAGVVPTVDAAFTDLLAPHGRYYAEKADTPLHRAVRMIAAAGGVSVLAHTRARKRGRLLALDDIRELAGLGLGGLEIDHPDHSAADRALLTDLAAELDLITTGSSDYHGTNKTIRLGEFTTDPEQFERLVARATGVPVVVS; from the coding sequence GTGCGCATCGACCTGCATACCCACTCGACCGCCTCCGACGGCACCGACACACCGGCCGAACTCGTGCGCCACGCCGCCGCGGCCGGGCTCGACGTCGTGGCGATCACCGACCACGACACCACCTCCGGCTGGGCGGAGGCCGTCGCGGCGCTGCCGCAGGGCATGACGCTGGTGCGCGGGATGGAGATGTCGTGTATCGGGCTGGGTGAGGACGGCTGGCCGGTGCCGGTGCACCTGCTGGCCTACCTGTTCGATCCGGCCGACCGGTCCTTCGCCGAGGAGCGGGAGCGGCTGCGGGCCGAGCGGGTCGAGCGGCTGCGGGCGATGGCCGAACGGATGGCCGCCGACGGGCTGCCGATCGACCCGGACGCGGTGCTGGCCTCGGCCGGTCCTTCGGCAGGCCGCCCGCATCTGGCCAGGGCGCTGGTCGCCGCGGGGGTGGTGCCGACGGTGGATGCCGCCTTCACCGACCTGCTCGCCCCGCACGGCCGCTACTACGCCGAGAAGGCCGACACGCCGCTGCACCGCGCGGTGCGGATGATCGCGGCGGCGGGCGGCGTCAGCGTGCTCGCGCACACCAGGGCCCGCAAGCGCGGCCGCCTGCTGGCACTCGACGACATCCGCGAACTGGCCGGGCTCGGGCTCGGCGGTCTCGAGATCGACCACCCGGACCACTCGGCCGCCGACCGGGCGCTGCTGACCGACCTCGCCGCCGAACTGGACCTGATCACCACCGGGTCCTCGGACTACCACGGCACCAACAAGACCATCCGGCTCGGTGAATTCACCACCGACCCCGAGCAGTTCGAGCGGTTGGTGGCGCGGGCGACGGGTGTGCCGGTGGTCGTCTCGTGA
- a CDS encoding FAD-dependent oxidoreductase: protein MTDIETDVLVLGGGPAGIWAALSAAASGAAVVLVDKARCAGSGPAAEGVHTLWNLPPGPGREEAVRRTLLHGGGLGDPTWMHRVLDETYRRTTELTRWGYRVPGARRSATPALAHLDGARYPRLLRRTLRLLGVRVLDRHPALHLLTDRDGVVAGAAGVRTGDRCRPWTARAGAVVLATGGCAFGSGAAGTAGATGEGLLMAAEAGARLSGMEFSCGYGLAVAAHPAGPVLRSARALQPALRSATLVDEDGAPLAGHRSAALAALADGRRVYALPAGLLVATRERLERLGLIDAAGRVPVRAVLEGTVRGTGGLRLTGTDCATTVAGLYAAGDVADREQISGAVSGSGGHHAAWAIASGAWAGAAAAGYARGRGIPAAAFPVPGAGLAARANLDPRAVVGLVQEHTLPLRRSYLRSADSLRDSIAELDALWPGARFELGGYGHGRVRAREAAALLAVARWADHAALARTESRGMHRRTDHPGAAPDWRVRLLVGGLDEIRVERERPPAARETGRGRGSTTPRSARVRGSSGPGLTPGGAVPL from the coding sequence ATGACCGATATCGAGACGGACGTGCTGGTCCTGGGCGGTGGCCCCGCCGGGATCTGGGCGGCCCTCTCGGCGGCGGCGAGCGGTGCCGCGGTGGTGCTCGTCGACAAGGCGCGGTGCGCGGGCAGCGGTCCGGCTGCCGAGGGTGTGCACACGCTGTGGAACCTGCCGCCCGGTCCCGGTCGCGAGGAGGCGGTGCGGCGCACCCTGCTGCACGGCGGCGGCCTCGGCGATCCCACCTGGATGCATCGCGTGCTCGACGAAACATACCGTCGGACAACGGAATTGACCCGGTGGGGATACCGGGTGCCCGGCGCGCGGCGTTCCGCGACGCCCGCCCTCGCACACCTGGACGGCGCCCGCTACCCGCGGTTGCTGCGACGCACGCTGCGGCTGCTCGGCGTGCGGGTGCTCGACCGTCATCCGGCCCTGCACCTGCTGACCGACCGCGACGGCGTGGTCGCCGGCGCGGCGGGCGTGCGCACCGGCGACCGGTGCCGGCCGTGGACCGCCCGCGCGGGGGCGGTGGTCCTGGCCACCGGCGGCTGCGCGTTCGGCTCCGGCGCGGCGGGCACCGCGGGCGCCACCGGCGAGGGGCTGCTGATGGCGGCCGAGGCGGGGGCGCGGCTGTCGGGCATGGAGTTCTCCTGCGGCTACGGCCTGGCCGTGGCCGCGCATCCGGCCGGGCCGGTGCTGCGGTCGGCGCGGGCGCTGCAACCGGCGTTGCGGTCGGCCACCCTGGTGGACGAGGACGGCGCGCCGCTCGCGGGGCACCGGTCCGCGGCGCTGGCCGCCCTGGCCGACGGCAGGCGGGTCTACGCGCTGCCCGCCGGGCTGCTCGTCGCCACCCGCGAACGGCTCGAACGCCTCGGCCTCATCGACGCGGCGGGCCGGGTGCCGGTGCGGGCGGTGCTGGAGGGCACCGTGCGCGGTACCGGTGGCCTGCGCCTCACCGGCACCGACTGCGCGACCACGGTGGCGGGGCTGTATGCCGCGGGCGACGTCGCCGACCGGGAACAGATCAGCGGCGCGGTGAGCGGATCGGGCGGCCACCACGCCGCCTGGGCCATCGCCTCCGGCGCGTGGGCGGGCGCGGCGGCGGCCGGATACGCGCGCGGCCGCGGCATCCCCGCCGCGGCGTTCCCCGTGCCCGGCGCCGGGCTGGCCGCCCGGGCGAACCTGGATCCGCGCGCCGTGGTCGGCCTGGTGCAGGAGCACACGCTGCCCTTGCGGCGCAGCTATCTGCGCAGCGCCGACAGCCTGCGCGACAGCATCGCCGAACTCGACGCGCTGTGGCCGGGCGCCCGCTTCGAACTCGGCGGGTACGGGCACGGGCGGGTCCGCGCCCGCGAGGCCGCCGCGCTGCTGGCCGTCGCGCGCTGGGCCGACCACGCCGCGCTCGCGCGCACCGAGAGCCGGGGGATGCACCGCAGGACCGATCATCCGGGCGCCGCGCCGGACTGGCGGGTCCGGCTGCTGGTCGGCGGACTCGACGAGATCCGGGTCGAGCGCGAGCGCCCGCCCGCCGCGCGCGAGACCGGTCGCGGCCGGGGCAGCACCACCCCGCGTTCGGCGCGCGTGCGCGGGTCGAGCGGTCCCGGCCTCACGCCCGGCGGCGCGGTGCCGTTGTGA
- a CDS encoding NAD(P)-dependent malic enzyme, with protein sequence MSPVTDAPNATASLSEITHDEIFAGHLGGKLSVELSAPLETQRDLSIAYTPGVAQVSRAIAQDEALAKRYTWTDRLVVVVSDGTAVLGLGDIGPRASLPVMEGKAALFKKFAGLDSIPIVLDTKDVDEIVETLIRLRPSFGAVNLEDISAPRCFEIEKRVIEALDCPVMHDDQHGTAIVVLAALNGAAKVQGRSIEGLKVVVSGAGAAGVACTNILLAAGVADVTVLDSKGILSRERGDLNAVKAELAARTNPRGLVGGAAEALAGADVFLGLSAGLIAEELIASMAPESIVFAMSNPDPEIHPEVARKYAAIVATGRSDFPNQINNVLAFPGVFKGALDAGARRITEGMKIAAAEAILGVVADELGPDKIVPSPLDPRVAPAVAEAVAAAARAEGVA encoded by the coding sequence GTGTCACCTGTGACTGACGCACCGAATGCCACCGCGAGTTTGTCCGAAATCACCCACGACGAAATTTTCGCCGGACACCTCGGGGGCAAGCTCTCGGTCGAACTCTCCGCACCGCTGGAGACACAGCGCGACCTGTCCATCGCCTACACCCCCGGCGTCGCGCAGGTCAGCCGCGCGATCGCGCAGGACGAGGCGCTCGCCAAGCGCTACACCTGGACCGACCGACTGGTCGTCGTCGTCAGCGACGGCACCGCGGTGCTCGGCCTCGGTGACATCGGCCCGCGCGCCTCGCTGCCGGTGATGGAGGGCAAGGCCGCGCTGTTCAAGAAGTTCGCCGGGCTGGACTCGATCCCGATCGTGCTGGACACCAAGGACGTCGACGAGATCGTCGAGACCCTGATCCGGCTGCGCCCCAGCTTCGGTGCGGTGAACCTGGAGGACATCTCCGCGCCGCGCTGCTTCGAGATCGAGAAGCGGGTCATCGAAGCCCTCGACTGCCCGGTCATGCACGACGACCAGCACGGCACCGCGATCGTGGTGCTGGCCGCCCTCAACGGCGCGGCCAAGGTGCAGGGCCGCAGCATCGAGGGCCTCAAGGTCGTGGTGTCGGGCGCGGGCGCGGCGGGTGTCGCGTGCACCAACATCCTGCTGGCCGCCGGTGTCGCCGATGTGACGGTGCTGGACTCCAAGGGCATCCTCAGCCGTGAGCGTGGTGACCTCAACGCGGTCAAGGCCGAGCTGGCCGCGCGCACCAACCCGCGCGGGCTGGTCGGCGGCGCCGCCGAGGCACTCGCGGGCGCGGACGTGTTCCTCGGCCTGTCGGCGGGCCTGATCGCCGAGGAGCTGATCGCTTCGATGGCGCCGGAGTCGATCGTGTTCGCGATGTCCAACCCGGACCCGGAGATCCACCCCGAGGTGGCGCGCAAGTACGCGGCCATCGTGGCCACCGGGCGCAGCGACTTCCCGAACCAGATCAACAACGTGCTCGCGTTCCCCGGCGTGTTCAAGGGCGCGCTCGACGCGGGCGCGCGCCGCATCACCGAGGGCATGAAGATCGCCGCCGCGGAGGCCATCCTCGGTGTGGTCGCCGACGAGCTCGGCCCGGACAAGATCGTGCCCAGCCCGCTCGACCCGCGGGTCGCCCCGGCCGTGGCCGAGGCCGTCGCGGCCGCCGCTCGTGCGGAAGGCGTTGCGTAA
- a CDS encoding glycine betaine ABC transporter substrate-binding protein: protein MPSTAPRRVLARMLVAALAVFAVSCGSAEDEPVFVVGAGDSAESRVLAEIYAGALARTGLPVRVRTGLGDRAGTLAALDAGAVGLVGEHTGALLAAFDGTAEATTPAEVGTALNRSLPEGVVVADPAESADLRPRLLVEPVAARRDGLDSVRALIPRCPATTAGVATVPGLLPPGAAIRVAGCEFAAVTSFPSPEALVQALRAGVVGVGVLTGPPELVPAAEGLTVLADEDFAVRAENVVPLLRKGVLDDQRTRKLNYVAGELTTAELVELVRAVGTGSAPAESARQWLDAHGL, encoded by the coding sequence ATGCCTTCCACCGCGCCGCGGCGGGTGCTCGCCCGGATGCTCGTCGCCGCGCTGGCGGTGTTCGCGGTGTCGTGCGGGAGCGCCGAGGACGAACCGGTGTTCGTGGTCGGCGCGGGGGACAGCGCCGAATCCCGGGTGCTGGCCGAGATTTACGCGGGCGCGCTCGCCCGCACCGGCCTGCCCGTGCGGGTGCGGACCGGACTGGGGGACCGGGCGGGCACGCTGGCCGCGCTGGACGCGGGCGCCGTCGGACTGGTCGGCGAGCACACCGGTGCGCTGCTCGCGGCGTTCGACGGCACCGCGGAGGCCACGACTCCGGCCGAGGTCGGCACCGCGCTGAATCGTTCCCTGCCCGAGGGAGTGGTGGTCGCCGACCCGGCCGAGAGCGCCGACCTGCGCCCCCGCCTGCTCGTCGAGCCGGTGGCGGCTCGTCGTGACGGCCTCGACTCGGTGCGCGCGCTGATCCCGCGCTGCCCGGCGACCACGGCCGGTGTCGCGACGGTGCCCGGCCTGCTGCCCCCCGGCGCCGCGATCCGGGTGGCGGGGTGCGAGTTCGCCGCCGTCACCTCCTTCCCGTCACCGGAGGCGCTGGTGCAGGCGTTGCGCGCCGGCGTGGTCGGCGTCGGCGTCCTGACCGGCCCGCCCGAACTCGTCCCCGCCGCCGAGGGACTGACCGTGCTCGCGGACGAGGACTTCGCGGTGCGCGCGGAGAACGTCGTCCCCCTGCTGCGCAAGGGCGTGCTCGACGACCAGCGGACGCGGAAACTCAACTACGTCGCGGGTGAGCTGACCACCGCGGAACTCGTCGAGCTGGTCCGCGCCGTCGGCACCGGCAGCGCCCCTGCCGAGTCGGCCCGCCAGTGGCTCGACGCGCACGGACTCTGA
- a CDS encoding DHA2 family efflux MFS transporter permease subunit: MSTQRNPWLALFALVVGFFMILLDMTIVAVANPAIMTDLGADISQVIWVTSAYLLTYAVPLLITGRLGDRFGPKNIYLAGLAVFTAASLWCGMSNSIEMLIAARAVQGLGAALMTPQTMAVITRTFPPDKRGAAMGLWGGVAGLATLVGPILGGVLVDGLSWEWIFIVNVPVGVLAFALAVWLVPALPTHEHKFDIPGVVLSGLGMFLLVFGIQEGNTYDWSVRIWLLIAAGIVVLGLFVVNQARNTGEPLVPLGLFRVRNFALSNIAIAAMGAAVTGLMVPVYFYLQAVRDMSPTKSALVLAPMAVVTGFAAPVLGRFADRLAPRILPTIGFALFAAVIFWWAAIMTPDSELVLFLVSAGFAGFANACIWGPLAATATHNLPVQQAGAGSGIYNTTRQVGSVLGSAAISALIASRMSAHGLGGGRVAEGGVGQGPIPPHVLDEFSAALSESMILPAAVLLIGVLASALFIGHGPRTTADQPTAADAVSA, encoded by the coding sequence GTGTCGACCCAACGCAATCCGTGGCTGGCGCTGTTCGCGCTGGTCGTCGGCTTCTTCATGATCCTGTTGGACATGACCATCGTCGCGGTCGCCAACCCGGCGATCATGACCGACCTCGGCGCCGACATCTCCCAGGTCATCTGGGTGACCAGCGCCTACCTGCTCACCTACGCCGTGCCGCTGCTCATCACCGGCCGCCTCGGTGACCGCTTCGGCCCCAAGAACATCTACCTGGCCGGTCTGGCCGTGTTCACCGCTGCCTCGCTGTGGTGCGGCATGTCGAACAGCATCGAGATGCTGATCGCCGCGCGCGCCGTGCAGGGCCTCGGCGCGGCGCTGATGACCCCGCAGACGATGGCGGTGATCACCCGCACCTTCCCGCCGGACAAGCGCGGCGCCGCGATGGGGCTCTGGGGCGGCGTCGCGGGCCTGGCCACCCTGGTCGGGCCGATCCTCGGCGGCGTGCTGGTGGACGGCCTGAGCTGGGAGTGGATCTTCATCGTCAACGTGCCGGTCGGCGTGCTCGCCTTCGCGCTGGCGGTGTGGCTGGTGCCCGCCCTGCCCACCCACGAGCACAAGTTCGACATCCCCGGCGTCGTGCTCAGCGGACTCGGCATGTTCCTGCTGGTGTTCGGCATCCAGGAGGGCAACACCTACGACTGGTCGGTGCGCATCTGGCTGCTGATCGCCGCGGGCATCGTGGTGCTGGGGCTGTTCGTGGTCAACCAGGCGCGCAACACCGGCGAGCCACTGGTCCCGCTCGGACTGTTCCGGGTCCGCAACTTCGCGCTGTCCAACATCGCCATCGCCGCCATGGGCGCGGCCGTGACCGGATTGATGGTGCCGGTCTACTTCTACCTCCAGGCGGTGCGCGACATGTCGCCGACCAAGTCGGCGCTGGTACTGGCGCCGATGGCGGTCGTCACCGGTTTCGCGGCGCCGGTCCTCGGCCGCTTCGCCGACCGGCTCGCGCCGCGCATCCTGCCCACCATCGGGTTCGCGTTGTTCGCCGCGGTGATCTTCTGGTGGGCGGCGATCATGACGCCGGACTCGGAGCTGGTCCTGTTCCTGGTGTCGGCGGGCTTCGCCGGTTTCGCCAACGCCTGCATCTGGGGCCCGCTGGCGGCCACCGCGACGCACAACCTGCCGGTGCAGCAGGCGGGCGCGGGCTCGGGCATCTACAACACCACCCGCCAGGTCGGTTCGGTGCTCGGCAGCGCGGCGATCAGCGCGTTGATCGCGTCCCGGATGTCGGCGCACGGGCTCGGCGGCGGCCGGGTCGCCGAAGGCGGCGTCGGTCAGGGCCCGATCCCGCCGCATGTGCTCGACGAATTCAGCGCGGCGCTGTCGGAATCGATGATCCTGCCCGCCGCCGTCCTGCTCATCGGCGTGCTTGCCTCGGCGCTGTTCATCGGCCACGGCCCGCGCACCACGGCCGATCAGCCCACCGCCGCGGACGCCGTCTCCGCCTGA